In Bacteroidia bacterium, one genomic interval encodes:
- a CDS encoding sulfite exporter TauE/SafE family protein, with protein MYIIANNFAVIKAKTFDKVPLLYKWLIIFATTLDWAAIFVAGLFSSLAHCVGMCGGFVAHLSIQKNAWQKQIAYHIGRLFIYTTWGSLSGLFSKILLSYGENSHIQNTITIVAGSIMILIALQNIGLFPKWNFVSKFIQGKFLTKVFRIFMQEESFLMGFYLGLLTGFLPCALLWGFVAYAAAQPTFLKAVFTMFLFAVSTVLPLLLLGFLTHKLSIKLRMRLHYVASGILVVLGIITILRGIPWVMMNFHYYVMKYGLMMHPE; from the coding sequence ATGTATATCATAGCAAACAACTTCGCAGTAATAAAAGCAAAAACGTTTGATAAAGTTCCATTGTTATACAAATGGTTGATTATTTTTGCTACTACTTTGGACTGGGCAGCTATTTTTGTTGCAGGTTTATTTTCTTCATTAGCGCATTGTGTAGGCATGTGCGGTGGGTTTGTAGCCCATTTGTCTATTCAGAAAAATGCTTGGCAGAAACAAATAGCTTATCACATTGGCAGATTATTCATTTATACTACTTGGGGGTCGCTAAGTGGGCTATTCAGCAAAATACTCTTATCTTACGGTGAGAATAGCCATATACAAAACACTATCACTATAGTTGCGGGTAGTATTATGATTCTAATCGCCTTGCAAAACATAGGACTTTTTCCAAAATGGAACTTTGTCAGTAAGTTTATTCAAGGCAAATTTCTTACAAAAGTGTTCAGGATATTCATGCAAGAGGAGAGTTTTTTGATGGGCTTTTACTTAGGACTATTGACAGGGTTTTTACCTTGTGCTTTATTATGGGGTTTTGTTGCTTATGCAGCTGCTCAACCTACTTTTTTGAAAGCTGTATTTACTATGTTTTTGTTTGCTGTAAGCACGGTTTTGCCCTTACTTCTGTTGGGCTTTTTGACTCACAAGCTTAGCATAAAGCTTCGTATGCGGCTGCATTACGTAGCTTCTGGGATTTTAGTTGTACTAGGCATAATCACAATTTTAAGGGGCATACCTTGGGTAATGATGAATTTTCATTACTATGTGATGAAATACGGCTTAATGATGCATCCTGAATGA